GACAAAAAGCGCCCCGCACCCTCGAAGGAGGGGCGGGGCGCATCGTGAGCGTCGCTTAGGATCAGGGGATTATGGGGAACTTCACGGACTGGTTCGGTCGCTCCTACAAGGGCATCATCATCGGGTTGCTGGCGGTGTTTGCCGGGACGATGGTCGTGCTCGCAATGCAGCACGTGAACAACTCCCGGCCCGCTGCCGGCGCGACCGCTCGGCCGGCGCCTACCTTCGCTAGCTCCCTGCCTGACAAGCCCCGAGCGGTCTTCTTCGGCGACTCCTACGTCGAAGGCACCGGAGCCTCAACACCCGCGAAGCGCTGGACCACGCTCGTAGCACAGAAGGAAGGCTGGATCGAGATCAACCTCGGCCAGGGCGGAACTGGCTACGTGAACGGCGGCCCCGATCAAGGTCAGGCTGACCAGTACGCCTCTCGCATCGCCAAGATCAAGGCCGCTCGACCGGACATCGTCGTGATCGCCGGGAGTCAGAACGACCTGCTGTTCCCGACCGACCAGGTCGACTCCGCAATCAAGGACACGCTCGTTCAGATCCGCGCTGCCGTTCCCGACGCGAAGATTGTCGTGTACGGCCCGGTCAACCCGGGAGAGATCAAGCCCGCCACCCGTACGAACGACGCTGCGACCAGCGCGGCTGCACAGGCGATCGGCGCGGATTACATTAGCTCGATCTCGCCTACGAGCACCTATGAGTCGCCGGCGGACTATTGGACGGACGGTCAGCACCCCTCCGACAGCGGGCACCAGCACATCGCCGACCGTTTCATCGAGGAACTCCCGTCGGACGTGCCGCGAGGAGAACCGTCAGCATCCCCAACCGCTGGTTGATGATCGCGAGCACACGGTGCGTGCTGAGGTTCGCTTAGGATCAGTCGATATGGGGTCCTCGGTGAACAACACCAGCACGACGCCGAGCCCGCTGCTCGGCACGATCACCTTCATCGTGCTCGCCGGGATCGTCCCGCTCCTGATCATCCTGAGTACACCCGACAACGGGTACGCCGCCTGGGTCGGGGCGCTCGCCATGACCATCGCGAGTGCCGCCCGGTTCAGCTGGACCATCAGTAGCCGACAACGACACCTCGTCGAGATGATCGTCTGCGTGTTCGTCTACGGCTTCCTCGGACTTGCGCCTCTGGTGCAGCTCCGGATGCGTGCGGAGGTGGGAACCACCCCGGGATTTGTCGAAGACTTCGCTACGACGACGGTGCTCATCATCCTGGCCGGATTCGCCTCGATCTGCTTCGGCAGCTTGCTCGCAACGATCAAGGCGCCCGACGCAGCGATCCGCGTCCGACCAGTCCAGCACCTTCACGCACCACGCGTAGTCCTGATCACCCTCTTCGCCTTCGCCGTCGCCGCCTTCTACGTCTCCCGGGTCGGTCTCGCGTCCTTCGGTCGCCCGCGGCTCGAATTCAGCGCACGTCTCGGCGAAGTCTTCCCAGACGACACGACTGCCGCCCTGATCGTCGGCTTCGCCAGCATGAGCATGCTCGTCGCGCTCGTCGCGCAGATCATGCTGTTCCGCCAGCGTCGACGAGCCGGATCGAAAGCACCCCTGCTCCTGCTCGCGGTCACCGCGGTGACGCTCCTGCTCATCGTCAACCCCATCAGCAGCGCGCGCTACGCAGTCGGCACGGTCTACCTCGCGTTTCTAGCCGCCGCCGGAATCTGGGGAACCCTCCGCCGCTACCGAACCATCAGCGTCCTCACCCTCGGCGCCCTGTTCTTCCTGTTCCCCATCGCGTCCACCTTCCGCAACAGCCTCGACGCGAAGGTCTCCCTGCAGAACCCCCTCGAGTCCCTCCTGTCCGGCGACTTCGACAGCTTCGACCAGATCAACAACGCCGTCTACTTCGTCGCCGTCCGCGGCATCACCTGGGGTGACCAACTCCTCGGAGTCATCTTCTTCTGGGTGCCGCGGTCCATCTGGCCCGACAAGGCGATCGACACCGGCGTCCTGCTCGCCCAGTTCCGCGGGTACAGCTTTCAGAACCTCTCCGCACCACTGTGGGCCGAGTTCTTCATCAACGGCGGGTGGCCGCTCCTCATCCTCGGCATGATCCTCGTCGGCTTCGGCGCTCGACGGTGGGATGCTCGGCTCGACGCCCAGATCCTCGCGACGGGGACCCCGACGCTGCTGGGGAGCATCGTCCCGTTCTACTTCCTCATCATGCTGCGCGGGTCACTATTGCAGGCCATGGCGTCGCTGGGCGTCATCCTCCTGCTCAACTGGTTCCTGACGTTTAAGAGCTCCGCTCCAGCAACGGGGAAAAGCCCCTCGGGAGTCTCCCAGAGGAGCCTCTCGAGGGGCTGACGACACAAGCTCATGCGCCGCGCGCTCAGGTTGTGTCACATGGGGCTGAGGAACCGGACGAGCTGGTCAGCGATGAACGCATGCGACATGTCCGTGGGGTGGATGCCGTCCGTGTAGTACGGGTTCGCTGCGGGCCCATTGGCGGCGGGCATGCGGGCGTTCAGATCGAGGACGCACACCGATGGGTCGGCCGCTGCGATCTCGTACTGAGCGGCGACGAACGCTGACCAGGCGTCGCCGGTGAAGGTGCCGGTGCGGAGCCAGTACGGCATGAGCACGAACGACGGCGGTGTGGTGACGTTCGCCTTGCAGGCGGCGATGATCTTCTGCAGGTTCTGCTTCGCCGTGGCCGCTGACGCGTTCGCCGCGTAGTCGTTGATCGAGAGCGCGATGACGAACAAGCTCGGCTGGATCGCAGCAATCGGCTTCGGAGCGTCCAGGTTGGCGAAGAACGTGGTCGACTGCCCGTAGTAGCCGTTGCCGTACGTGTGCACGCCCTGGTTCTCGTCGCCGTCGTTGACGTAGATGCCCGAGAAGTAAAAGCTCCCGGACGCCCCAGCGAGAGTGATCGTGTGACCGCCGGACGCCCCGAGGGTGACTCGAATGACCTTCCCGTCGGACACCCCGCTTCCGCCGAACGAGATCGTCTGCGGTGTCCCGCCGTCGACGGTGATGGTCGCGGTGGCCCCGTTGACCTGCACACCGTGGATGTCGACGCTCGTGCCCTTGACGGTGATCGTCCACGTGTCGGTCGACGCCTTCAGGATGTACGTGCGGCGGCTCAGGCCGAATCCAGTGTCCGTGTAACTGCCGCCGCCTCCCGGATTAGCCGGAAGGTTCCCGCCGACGGTGGCCGGCTGACCGAACGAGTTCGCCATCTGCCACGGGTCGATCCAACCGACACCGCCTCCGCTGCCGAGCGCGGTCGTCGGGAAGTGACGACGGAGCAGCATCTGCGCTCGCTGCACCCAGCGGCGATCACGAGTCGTCGCACCCTGCCCCTCGGTGATGCTGTCACCGGGGCCGAAGCGTGCAACGGCCGGGGCGTAGTCGCGGTTCGCGAGTGCGAACCACCAGGACTGCAGAGCTCGGGCGCGCTGCTGCTGCAGGTACTCGAGGCTGTTGCCAGTCAGGGCGGGGATGCTGACGGCACCCGCTGCGCTGTAGATGCCTGGGGACGCGTAGGTGAAAGCCCCGCCCGGGTCGCCCTTCACGCCTGGGTTCCCCTGAGGTCCGGCGTCACCCTTGCTGAGCGCTGGCAGCTTGTCGACAGCGTCGACACCGTTGCCGATCTTGTACCCGCTCGACTTCCCGTCCGCGCCGATGATCGCGATAGGTTCACCATCTTCGGGGATGAACCCCGCGGCAATGAAGTCGCCCAGGGTTCCGCGCCGCACCCGGATCCGCTTGTAGTCGACGGCCATGCTTCCTGCTCTCAGTCGTGCGCCGCAGCGCGGGAGTCGTGACGCCGCTCGATCGGCGGCGTTGGGGTCGGAGTGTGCCGGCGCTCACGGACGACGGTGAAGAACACCAGCACCCAGACGACGGCGACGAACGTGTACACGGCGAACGCGAGCGCACCCAGCCCGTCTCCGGACGTCTGCGGGCCGCCGGACGCGATGGTCGCGACGATGCGCCGCACCAGCACCAGGGCGAACACCGGCACGGAACCGACGAACAGGCCGAAGAACACCGTCCCGAGAACCGACCGGTACCAGGGCGAACCCAGCCCGTACAGCAGCGCCGTGAGGAGCGCGAAGACGCCCGCCACGGTCGCCGGGGCCGTCGCCCACGTGTTCAGCCAGACGTCCATCACTGATCCCCTCGGATGATCGCGCGCATCTTCTGCGCGAAGTGGTTCTCTTCCCTCGACTGCCGCAGCTGCGCGAGCGGCCCCGTGCGGATCGTGTCGAGGAGCATGTCCAACCGGTGCGACGCGGACCGTGCCTCGTCGCGGGCGCGGCGTGCTTCCTCCCGGCCGGCGGTCTGCTCGTTCATGGCGTCACCTCAGCGGCTTGCTCGATGGAGCCCAGCAGGTGGTTGGAGAGCTGCGCGTACTCGACGCCGAGCTCGCGGACCGCGGTCTCGGCCTTGTCGGCACGCGTCGACTGCTCGTCGTGCGCCTCACGCCAGAAGTCGCGGGACTCCTTCAACTCGGCGTACCGGTCGTCCTTCTCGCGCAAGACCGCGGCGTGGTACTTCTCGAGGTCCTCGATGCGCCCCCGGTGGTCTCCGATCGTCAGGATCCGCCTGGTGGCGAACAGCACGACGATCAGCGCCAGCCCGGAGCCTTGGATGATGTCCGACACCGACAAGGTGCCAGACACCCAGTCCCACAGGCCGGACGGCGCCGAATCGGGGGTGGACACGGTCGATGCGAGGAACCAGTGCATGAGGCCCACCCCCGGGGAGAACGGCACGGCCTACTTGGCCGTGGAGCTGTCGTCGTCGCGGTAGTCGACGGTGGACGGTTCGAACTGTGCCGGCTGCAGGTCCGGCGACTTCGCGGCTGCCCGCTCCGCCGCCACAGCCTTCGGCTCCGACCCGAGTCCGATGTGCGTCAGCCACTCGTTCACCGCCGGGATTGCCATCACCCGCGACAGGGCACCCGCGATCGCGGTGACCACTCCCGCCGCGGACAGCAGCCACAGGTACACGGTGCCGTCGACCGGCAGGCCGAGCGCGTTGATGATCGTCGGGAGGACCGCGGCGAACGTGATGAACGCCGGGATGCCGACCTGCACGATCGTTCGCAGCACTCGCTGCGACTTGAACCAGATGTCCTGGGTTTCGAGGCTGGTCGCCTCGTGCTTGCCGTCGACCATGCTCACGCCCCCTTGCCCTTGACGAGCTCGAACCCCGCGAGCACCTGCCGGGCCTGCATGTCCGGCTGCTCCGGGACGCCGCGGGCCTTCCAGAACGCGAGCGCGGTGCTGCCGAGCGGGAGGATCCGCATCGTCTCCGGGTTGGCGAGGAACGCGTCCCACGCACCCTTCCCGTTGTCGACCTTGATGATGAACGTGTTCACGATGTCTCCTACCGGTGTGGTGGTGCTCTTGATGGTGGGGCCCGCGGCGACGATCGCTCGGGCGTTCGGGTACGGGGGGACGACCTCGGCGCGGGTCGCCATCTCGTGGTGCCACGGCTCCCCGAAGT
The Curtobacterium citreum genome window above contains:
- a CDS encoding oligosaccharide repeat unit polymerase, with the translated sequence MNNTSTTPSPLLGTITFIVLAGIVPLLIILSTPDNGYAAWVGALAMTIASAARFSWTISSRQRHLVEMIVCVFVYGFLGLAPLVQLRMRAEVGTTPGFVEDFATTTVLIILAGFASICFGSLLATIKAPDAAIRVRPVQHLHAPRVVLITLFAFAVAAFYVSRVGLASFGRPRLEFSARLGEVFPDDTTAALIVGFASMSMLVALVAQIMLFRQRRRAGSKAPLLLLAVTAVTLLLIVNPISSARYAVGTVYLAFLAAAGIWGTLRRYRTISVLTLGALFFLFPIASTFRNSLDAKVSLQNPLESLLSGDFDSFDQINNAVYFVAVRGITWGDQLLGVIFFWVPRSIWPDKAIDTGVLLAQFRGYSFQNLSAPLWAEFFINGGWPLLILGMILVGFGARRWDARLDAQILATGTPTLLGSIVPFYFLIMLRGSLLQAMASLGVILLLNWFLTFKSSAPATGKSPSGVSQRSLSRG
- a CDS encoding SGNH/GDSL hydrolase family protein, translating into MAVDYKRIRVRRGTLGDFIAAGFIPEDGEPIAIIGADGKSSGYKIGNGVDAVDKLPALSKGDAGPQGNPGVKGDPGGAFTYASPGIYSAAGAVSIPALTGNSLEYLQQQRARALQSWWFALANRDYAPAVARFGPGDSITEGQGATTRDRRWVQRAQMLLRRHFPTTALGSGGGVGWIDPWQMANSFGQPATVGGNLPANPGGGGSYTDTGFGLSRRTYILKASTDTWTITVKGTSVDIHGVQVNGATATITVDGGTPQTISFGGSGVSDGKVIRVTLGASGGHTITLAGASGSFYFSGIYVNDGDENQGVHTYGNGYYGQSTTFFANLDAPKPIAAIQPSLFVIALSINDYAANASAATAKQNLQKIIAACKANVTTPPSFVLMPYWLRTGTFTGDAWSAFVAAQYEIAAADPSVCVLDLNARMPAANGPAANPYYTDGIHPTDMSHAFIADQLVRFLSPM
- a CDS encoding SGNH/GDSL hydrolase family protein; this translates as MGNFTDWFGRSYKGIIIGLLAVFAGTMVVLAMQHVNNSRPAAGATARPAPTFASSLPDKPRAVFFGDSYVEGTGASTPAKRWTTLVAQKEGWIEINLGQGGTGYVNGGPDQGQADQYASRIAKIKAARPDIVVIAGSQNDLLFPTDQVDSAIKDTLVQIRAAVPDAKIVVYGPVNPGEIKPATRTNDAATSAAAQAIGADYISSISPTSTYESPADYWTDGQHPSDSGHQHIADRFIEELPSDVPRGEPSASPTAG
- a CDS encoding putative phage holin; this encodes MDVWLNTWATAPATVAGVFALLTALLYGLGSPWYRSVLGTVFFGLFVGSVPVFALVLVRRIVATIASGGPQTSGDGLGALAFAVYTFVAVVWVLVFFTVVRERRHTPTPTPPIERRHDSRAAAHD